In one Candidatus Planktophila versatilis genomic region, the following are encoded:
- a CDS encoding endonuclease/exonuclease/phosphatase family protein produces MRITSWNILHGISIPPRNSPDSAADLAAAVQSLNSDVMGFQEVDHFLPRSQSRPQIRDIAESVGARDWAMGPSVIGTPGESWRKLHEHEPALITDKSSHSEIMHECYGIGIVSKIAVKSWHRLDLGRSLLGLPLIVPGDETGKGRPRFIYVKDEPRLAIAAVLENGWTIVNTHLSFVPGLNLRQLRRIKKWALQIAEESGTRAIVMGDLNLPMNLPTVFSPWNSLAPGNTYPSWGASIKFDYLLAKDLHPGEFSVMDISRTGLSDHLPIGIQLSN; encoded by the coding sequence GTGAGAATCACCTCGTGGAATATCCTGCATGGGATCTCAATCCCACCTAGGAATTCACCCGATTCGGCCGCCGATCTCGCAGCTGCGGTGCAGTCTCTGAACTCAGATGTGATGGGCTTTCAGGAAGTCGATCACTTCTTGCCACGGTCGCAGTCTCGTCCGCAGATTCGCGATATCGCAGAGAGCGTTGGTGCGCGCGATTGGGCGATGGGTCCCAGTGTGATTGGAACACCCGGTGAGTCATGGCGAAAATTACACGAGCACGAACCTGCGTTGATTACAGATAAGAGTTCGCATTCAGAAATCATGCACGAGTGCTACGGAATTGGAATTGTTTCAAAGATTGCCGTGAAGTCATGGCACAGATTAGATCTAGGTCGTTCCTTACTTGGGCTACCTCTCATTGTTCCTGGTGATGAAACTGGAAAAGGAAGACCACGTTTTATCTACGTCAAAGATGAACCACGTCTTGCTATTGCTGCGGTCCTAGAAAATGGTTGGACAATTGTGAATACTCATCTCTCTTTTGTGCCAGGGTTGAATTTGCGACAACTTCGGAGAATCAAAAAATGGGCGCTACAGATTGCAGAAGAAAGTGGCACCCGCGCGATAGTCATGGGTGATCTGAACTTGCCTATGAATCTGCCTACCGTCTTCTCCCCCTGGAATTCATTGGCCCCAGGCAACACCTACCCCAGCTGGGGCGCCTCGATTAAGTTCGACTATCTGCTCGCCAAAGATTTACATCCAGGTGAATTCTCCGTGATGGACATCTCACGCACCGGGTTAAGTGACCATTTGCCTATCGGTATCCAGCTTTCGAATTAA
- the nudC gene encoding NAD(+) diphosphatase: MSAINQHTSRIDRAGELRVNQETLDQLWQRAQILQIAEGRIAAVDSKLSLINAEQVAAHISTHTFTEGSRYFLGLDLHTKAPFFAWDTEWVGTIDDEVKEVGFSTVREIGSLLSEQELEISLHAMGLSNWHRAHPRCPRCGGATRVDLGGAARTCDADGSQHHPRTDSAVIVLVKDRDDRILLGHQPIWPEGRFSTFAGFLEPGETFEQCVAREVLEESAVVVTELNYLGSQPWPFPASIMIAFEAVTDNPERAQGDGQEITEVKWFTRAQLLAAAKDGSLLLPPSISVARKMIERWLGESAPGGQTWR; the protein is encoded by the coding sequence GTGAGCGCGATAAACCAACACACCTCCCGCATTGATCGTGCAGGTGAACTTCGGGTGAACCAAGAAACCCTTGATCAATTGTGGCAACGCGCACAAATCTTGCAGATTGCAGAAGGTCGCATTGCAGCAGTTGATTCAAAATTGAGCCTCATCAACGCCGAACAAGTGGCGGCGCATATTTCCACACACACTTTTACTGAAGGAAGTCGCTACTTCTTAGGTTTAGATCTGCACACCAAGGCGCCTTTCTTTGCATGGGATACCGAGTGGGTCGGCACAATCGATGATGAAGTCAAAGAAGTCGGATTCTCCACTGTTCGTGAGATTGGCTCACTGCTGAGTGAGCAAGAGTTAGAAATTTCATTACATGCCATGGGGTTAAGTAATTGGCATCGTGCACATCCACGTTGTCCGAGATGTGGTGGCGCAACTCGAGTGGATCTTGGTGGAGCAGCGCGCACGTGCGATGCAGATGGCAGCCAACATCACCCACGCACCGATTCTGCAGTGATTGTGCTTGTCAAAGATCGTGATGATCGCATTTTGCTTGGACATCAACCAATCTGGCCAGAAGGTCGATTCTCTACCTTTGCTGGTTTTCTTGAACCCGGAGAAACATTTGAACAGTGCGTTGCGCGCGAAGTTTTAGAAGAGTCAGCAGTTGTTGTAACAGAGTTGAACTACTTAGGATCACAACCGTGGCCATTTCCGGCCAGCATCATGATTGCATTTGAAGCAGTGACAGATAATCCAGAGCGCGCACAAGGTGATGGGCAAGAAATCACAGAAGTGAAATGGTTTACCCGCGCGCAATTATTGGCTGCGGCTAAAGATGGTTCGCTCTTGCTCCCACCATCAATTTCAGTTGCCCGCAAGATGATTGAACGCTGGTTGGGTGAGAGCGCACCCGGCGGCCAGACATGGCGATAG